TCAAATTTGGAGTGAAGTTTTGGGAGTCGAACGTATTGGAATTAAGGATAATTTCTTTGAATTGGGAGGACATTCTTTGTTAGCAACTCAGGTTATCTCCCGTTCCCGCGATCTTTTCTCGGTGGAATTGTCTTTACAAAATTTGCTGGAATACCCAACTATCGCTAATTTAGCCCAAATCATCGAAGTTCTTACCGTTGCACCGGGAGAAACAGCTATGACTGAAAGCTTGGAAGATTATGAGGATGGTGAATTATAAAAACAGTTAAAGTTTTAGCTGATTTCAATAGTTTAGCAAGACAGTTAAAACGGCAAAGGACAAATATTGATCCTAGTCAATGGCAATCTGATGGACTTTTTCATCCTCAGGGCAAACTTCGTGATTTAGAGCTAATTTAACAACAACTTTGGAGGCAATTGGTAAGTGAAAGTAGGAGATTTTTTAGCGTATTTGAAGGGTTTAGAGATTAAACTATGGCTGGAAGGCGAAAAACTTCGTTTTCAGGCTCCCAAAGGGGTTATGACCCCAGAAATTAAAGAAGAAATCGCCGCCAAAAAACCTGAAATTTTGGACTTTTTAAGAGCGGCAAAAATCCCAACTAATACTGTTGATTTAGAGATTATTCCCGTGTCACGGGATCAGGATTTACCCCTCTCTTTTGCTCAACAGCGACTCTGGTTTTTACACCAACTTTCCCCCGATAGTCATTCCTATAATCTGTTGGACGCTTTACGGTTAGAAGGCTCCCTCAATCTGTTGGCTTTAGAACAAAGTCTCAGCGAACTAATTCGCCGTCATGAAATTTTAAGAACCACTTTTCCCATGATTGAAGGGCAACCAATTCAGCGCATTGCTCCCCCTTCCCCCGTCAGTTTACCCCTAGAAGATTTACAAAATTTATCAAAGAATGAACAGACAGAACATTTGCAAGAAATAGCGATTGCTTTCTCCTTAAAACCCTTTAATCTAGCCAAGGAATCCTTAGTCCAATTTAAGTTACTTAAACTCAGTTCCCAAGAGTATGTATTGCTGTTGAAGATGCACCATATTATTTACGATGGTTGGTCTTTGAGCATCTTCTTTGATGAATTATCGCAACTTTATGCGGCCTTTGTCCGGGGGTTGCCTTCCCCTCTCGCTAAATTATCGATTCAATACGCCGATTTTGCCGTATGGCAACGTCAATGGCTCACCGGTGAAGTCTTGGAACGTCAACTTAATTACTGGCAAAAACAGTTACAAGATGCACCTACTATTTTAGAATTGCCGACGGATTATCCCCGTCCTCCAATTCCTAGTTTCCGGGGTGATGGGCAGGTTTTTCGCCTGAATCAAGACTTAACGCAACGCCTCAAAAGGTTAAGTCAAGAGTCAGGAGCAACGCTATTTATGACTTTACTGGCGGCTTTTTTTGTCCTAATTTCTCGTTATAGTGGTCAATTAGATGTGTTGGTGGGTTCTCCCATCGCTAATCGTAATAGTTCGGCAATTGAGAAATTAATGGGCTTTTTTGCCAATACTTTGGCTTTAAGGGGTGATATGTCGGGAAATCCGAGTTTTCTGGAGTTATTAGAACGAGTAAAGCAAACAACTTTATCAGCTTATGCTCATCAAGATTTGCCTTTTGAAATGTTAGTAGAAAAATTACAATTAAACCGCGATTTAAGTCACAATCCTTTGATACAGGTAATGTTCTCACTGCAAAATACTCCCCAATCTGAGGCCAGTTTATCTGGCTTAAAGATGGAGAGTTTGCCTTTATCTGTTGAGCTTAAAGCGCGATTTGATTTAGAGGTAAATTTTTGGGAAGTTTCTGATCGTTTAGAAGCGGTTTGGTGTTATAGTACGGATTTGTTTGCTGCCCCCACCATTAACCAAATGGGGCAACATTTTCAAAATCTCTTAACTGCGATTGCAGCTAATCCCAATATGGGAATTTTTGAGTTATCAATGTTAAGTGATGAAGAACGTTATCAATTGTTATCATTGTGGAACGAAACTCACACAGATTATCCCTCTGATAAATGTATTCATCAATTATTTGAAGAACAGGTAAAACGCACACCCGATGCGGTAGCAGTGGTATGTTCAGAGCAAAAATTAACCTACAATGAATTAAATTATCGTGCTAATCAATTAGCTCATTACCTGCAAAAATTAGTAGTAAAACCAGATGAATTAGTGGGGATTTGTCTAGAGCGTTCCTTAGACATGATTGTGGGATTATTGGCTATTCTTAAAGTCGGTGGAGCTTATGTTCCTATTGACCCAGATTATCCCCAAGAACGCATTAGCTTCATGCTCCAAGATACCCAAGTTAAAATAATATTAACCTGCGAATCTTTACAGAATTCCTTGCCAAATCATCAGACTATTGTTATCTGTTTAGACAAAGATTGGGAACAAATTAATCAGGCAAGTCAGGAGAATCTGAACAGCACAGTTTCTGCGGATAATTTAGCCTACGTTATTTATACTTCTGGTTCTACAGGAATACCCAAGGGTGTTATCGTCACTCATCAAGCAGTTAATCGACTGGTATTAAATACTAATTACATCCAGTTTACTCCTGATGACCGCGTTGTTCAAGCGTCTAATATTGCTTTTGATGCCGCTACTTTTGAAATTTGGGGGGCTTTACTTAACGGTGCTAAGATTATTATTATCGCTAAATCAGTTTTGCTCTCACCCCAAGAATTGGCACTAAGCTTAAAGGAAAATCGGATTAGTGTCTTATTTTTAACCACAGCACTTTTTAATCAGTTAGCCAATTTAGTTCCGCAAGCTTTTAGTAGCTTACGCTGCTTACTATTTGGGGGTGAAGCAGTTGAACCAAAATGGGTACAAGAGGTACTAGAAAAAGGTGCGCCACAACGGTTGCTTCATGTCTATGGTCCAACGGAAAATACAACGTTTTCTTCTTGGTATTTAGTGGAAAACGTAGCTTCTACAGCCACAACTATTCCCATTGGCAAAGCGATTGCCAATACCCAAATCTATTTGCTGGATAAAAATCTCCAACCTGTCCCGATTGGTGTAGTAGGAGAATTACATATTGGTGGCGCAGGATTAGCCAAAGGTTATCTCAATCGTCCCCAATTAACCCAAGAAAAATTTATTCCTAATCCTTTTAGTAATTACCCAGATTCCCGTCTCTATAAAACGGGAGACTTAGCGCGTTATTTACCCGATGGTAATATTGAATATGTAGGACGGATTGACAATCAAGTAAAAATTCGCGGCTTCCGTATTGAATTGGGAGAAATTGAGGCTGTACTTAGTCAAAATCAGGCG
This portion of the Microcystis aeruginosa NIES-2549 genome encodes:
- a CDS encoding non-ribosomal peptide synthetase; amino-acid sequence: MKVGDFLAYLKGLEIKLWLEGEKLRFQAPKGVMTPEIKEEIAAKKPEILDFLRAAKIPTNTVDLEIIPVSRDQDLPLSFAQQRLWFLHQLSPDSHSYNLLDALRLEGSLNLLALEQSLSELIRRHEILRTTFPMIEGQPIQRIAPPSPVSLPLEDLQNLSKNEQTEHLQEIAIAFSLKPFNLAKESLVQFKLLKLSSQEYVLLLKMHHIIYDGWSLSIFFDELSQLYAAFVRGLPSPLAKLSIQYADFAVWQRQWLTGEVLERQLNYWQKQLQDAPTILELPTDYPRPPIPSFRGDGQVFRLNQDLTQRLKRLSQESGATLFMTLLAAFFVLISRYSGQLDVLVGSPIANRNSSAIEKLMGFFANTLALRGDMSGNPSFLELLERVKQTTLSAYAHQDLPFEMLVEKLQLNRDLSHNPLIQVMFSLQNTPQSEASLSGLKMESLPLSVELKARFDLEVNFWEVSDRLEAVWCYSTDLFAAPTINQMGQHFQNLLTAIAANPNMGIFELSMLSDEERYQLLSLWNETHTDYPSDKCIHQLFEEQVKRTPDAVAVVCSEQKLTYNELNYRANQLAHYLQKLVVKPDELVGICLERSLDMIVGLLAILKVGGAYVPIDPDYPQERISFMLQDTQVKIILTCESLQNSLPNHQTIVICLDKDWEQINQASQENLNSTVSADNLAYVIYTSGSTGIPKGVIVTHQAVNRLVLNTNYIQFTPDDRVVQASNIAFDAATFEIWGALLNGAKIIIIAKSVLLSPQELALSLKENRISVLFLTTALFNQLANLVPQAFSSLRCLLFGGEAVEPKWVQEVLEKGAPQRLLHVYGPTENTTFSSWYLVENVASTATTIPIGKAIANTQIYLLDKNLQPVPIGVVGELHIGGAGLAKGYLNRPQLTQEKFIPNPFSNYPDSRLYKTGDLARYLPDGNIEYVGRIDNQVKIRGFRIELGEIEAVLSQNQAVQSSCVIVREDNPGEKQLVAYIVPKLGVKLTSGDLRQFLSHKLPGYMVPGAFVMLEFFPLTANGKIDRRALKAPSNPSDSDRFIEARNQLELNLVQIWSKVLKIDKVSVHDNFFDLGGHSLLAPYLITQIKEQLGKEIAVTTLFQNPTIEQLATIIQTDADSSNQSCLVPIQPQGSKPPFFCVPGAGGRPFYFYHLGRYLGKDQPFYSFENDLYQQFGEITRIEDIASIYLKAMQDLQPQGPYFLGGHSYGGNVAFEMAQQLVNQGEQVALLAIIDSSAPTYKDKQILLDYINWDHARWLAEVSKGIEVYLDKTIDISYETLQLLTVEEQLKYALNFFKLANMLPPNAETRQLEKIVQAYKTSCLCLIDYLPKQTYPGKITIIRASEELSDDPNKDLIAGDCEDSSLGWSEFSTEPVEIHFVLGNHVSIMVEPHVQILAEELKVCLEI